Proteins from a single region of Neodiprion virginianus isolate iyNeoVirg1 chromosome 4, iyNeoVirg1.1, whole genome shotgun sequence:
- the LOC124302211 gene encoding palmitoyltransferase ZDHHC11 — MRKGIWRAPRCCCWWSWWWWWCSVRVKGSDRNPRVRRANGFQLPLHPQQVVGWIALVGIAVGTFTVVLPLLGPGVQPVGSGLLGATFSLHVAAHLVALLIDPAAPQLRSQSSRKTVPDLDRARHLHVIEDGRCHLCNINTGRRTKHCSVCNKCVDHFDHHCKWLNNCVGGRNYPAFIVCLVSAVVAALAVAAISLAELALVHADLAGWGPKMDNSTQPPLAQQPPGTGSLVVISLVGIFSAIAAALLIHLCFFHGYIACLGLTTYEYVREKRERMAAQAASPAPPAKARARKCPAFCTNRVATAEEPERPRYQFRNAPSAPVAVDPDMSEQRSVYICSTHQRSQLCGAEETGGPRCKERPNFHLYFSYETRDTETSIEVSSQTISSEAERPRELVELKPSTPSPVSCCFSIKNAGSEKRTKRKPHSPLSLPSPSGKERGPRSCLTIRRIRYFLRTRLRRNSRQRYVASEAPAPRSRKNRVNPSASDVGVGENKKETPKLQSPSSASTILSGDDKPRPPLKLPPLVLVPRHKMGQIPVAFESIASAVPAPVPQPRRSQPPLRIRRTSFSKRPRFKMGPHVTEIAQLSPIPESELSKPASPRTPPKINHFPFPPSSSSSVNRDYTDNTVTPARADADDVAQANSL; from the coding sequence ATGCGAAAGGGAATCTGGCGAGCGCCGCGTTGTTGCTGCTGGTGGtcgtggtggtggtggtggtgctcGGTCCGCGTCAAGGGTTCGGATCGAAACCCGCGAGTGCGACGTGCGAATGGGTTCCAACTTCCGCTGCACCCCCAACAAGTGGTCGGGTGGATAGCGCTTGTGGGCATCGCGGTTGGCACGTTCACGGTGGTCCTGCCGCTTCTCGGTCCGGGCGTACAACCGGTCGGCTCGGGCCTCCTCGGAGCGACGTTCTCACTCCACGTAGCCGCGCACCTCGTGGCGCTGCTCATCGACCCGGCGGCACCGCAGCTCCGGTCGCAGTCGTCGCGCAAGACCGTGCCGGACTTGGACCGCGCGCGGCATCTCCACGTGATTGAAGACGGCCGATGCCACCTGTGCAACATAAACACCGGTCGAAGGACGAAGCACTGCTCGGTCTGCAATAAGTGCGTCGACCATTTCGATCACCACTGCAAGTGGCTAAACAACTGTGTCGGGGGCCGAAACTATCCCGCATTCATCGTCTGCCTCGTATCGGCGGTCGTCGCAGCCCTAGCCGTGGCCGCGATATCCCTCGCCGAGTTAGCCCTGGTCCACGCTGACCTGGCCGGCTGGGGCCCGAAAATGGACAACTCGACGCAGCCGCCGCTGGCCCAGCAGCCCCCCGGAACAGGGTCTCTCGTTGTAATTTCCCTCGTCGGAATATTCTCGGCGATAGCCGCCGCCCTCCTGATTCACCTCTGTTTCTTCCACGGCTACATCGCTTGCCTCGGTCTCACGACCTACGAGTATGTGCGCGAAAAGCGCGAGCGGATGGCGGCTCAAGCTGCTTCTCCTGCACCGCCGGCAAAAGCCCGGGCCCGGAAGTGTCCCGCGTTCTGTACCAATCGAGTCGCGACTGCTGAGGAACCAGAGCGGCCCCGCTACCAATTCCGGAACGCTCCGTCAGCACCGGTCGCGGTGGACCCCGATATGAGCGAGCAGCGCAGCGTCTACATCTGCTCCACCCATCAGCGGTCCCAGCTCTGCGGTGCCGAGGAGACTGGGGGGCCCCGATGCAAAGAGCGGCCGAACTTTCACCTCTACTTTTCGTACGAAACCCGCGACACCGAGACTTCGATCGAGGTCTCGTCGCAGACGATTTCGAGCGAGGCCGAACGACCCCGGGAACTCGTTGAGCTCAAGCCGTCCACCCCTTCCCCGGTATCCTGTTGCTTTTCGATAAAAAACGCGGGCTCGGAGAAGCGGACGAAGCGGAAACCCCACTCGCCGTTATCCTTACCCTCGCCCTCGGGCAAGGAACGCGGCCCCAGGTCCTGCCTCACCATACGCAGGATACGGTACTTCCTCCGTACCAGACTCAGGCGGAACTCGCGACAACGCTACGTTGCCAGCGAGGCGCCCGCCCCTCGCTCCAGAAAGAACAGGGTAAATCCCTCCGCGAGCGACGTTGGGGTTGGTGAAAACAAGAAGGAAACTCCCAAGTTACAATCCCCGTCGAGCGCGTCGACGATTTTATCCGGGGATGACAAACCGAGGCCCCCGCTAAAGCTGCCCCCGTTGGTCCTCGTACCCAGGCACAAGATGGGGCAAATTCCCGTGGCCTTTGAGTCCATCGCCAGTGCAGTCCCCGCGCCGGTACCGCAGCCTAGAAGGAGTCAGCCACCTCTCAGAATAAGGAGAACGTCCTTCTCCAAGAGGCCCAGATTCAAAATGGGCCCGCATGTTACGGAGATCGCCCAGTTGTCCCCGATTCCTGAATCAGAGCTCTCGAAACCCGCCTCTCCCAGAACACCGCCCAAAATTAACCACTTCCCGTTCCCACCCTCGAGCTCGTCTTCGGTGAATCGCGATTACACGGATAACACTGTTACACCTGCTCGTGCTGATGCGGACGATGTTGCTCAGGCTAATTCCCTCTGA
- the LOC124302218 gene encoding tRNA-dihydrouridine(16/17) synthase [NAD(P)(+)]-like isoform X1: MIEVMETGTAEVDATFVKTERNIWRDVLGSPRYVIAPMVDASELAWRLLSRRHGSQLCYTPMLHSSVFCRDPKYRREALASSAEDRPLIVQFCGNDPKILLEAALLAEPHCDAIDINLGCPQAIAKRGHYGAFLQDDWELLRNIVRILSQGIKIPVTCKLRIFSDINKTIDYARMLEDAGAAMLTVHGRTRDQKGPFTGLASWNHIKAVRERVKIPVLANGNIQTVQDAERCIKETNVEGVMSAEGNLYNPCIFEGRYPPAWEPASEYLDLVERYPAPSSFIRGHLFKLFQHILCLAGNEEARANLARNSTMESFRGVVEALRARYLPYHEGLMLWDDKSNDYNLKLPPWLCQPYVRDSPQKHLIKVEAKKSEQENSTIKRNLKDEDGNEISRKRLKKLRRIARRPNRQSASVKRGSDLCTSCPNPLGYKCEYKLCRQCCRAKCYQENLDCTGHRNLAKTRRQMAIQFAAERQEIGNVI, from the exons ATGATCGAAGTT ATGGAAACCGGCACTGCCGAAGTCGACGCTACCTTCGTTAAAACGGAAAGGAACATTTGGCGCGATGTACTCGGATCTCCGCGGTACGTGATCGCTCCTATGGTGGACGCCAGCGAATTAGCATGGAGATTGCTCTCCCGCAGACACGGTTCTCAACTCTGCTATACTCCGATGCTACACTCCTCGGTCTTTTGCAGAGATCCAAAATACCGCCGCGAGGCCCTCGCCAGCTCCGCGGAAGACCGTCCGCTGATAGTACAG TTTTGCGGTAATGATCCGAAAATATTGCTGGAAGCAGCCCTCCTTGCCGAGCCTCACTGCGATGCCATTGATATTAATCTCGGCTGTCCACAAGCCATAGCAAAGCGTGGTCATTACGGGGCATTCCTCCAAGATGACTGGGAGCTTCTGAGAAACATCG TGCGCATCTTGAGCCAAGGAATAAAGATTCCCGTTACCTGCAAGTTAAGGATTTTTTCCGATATCAATAAGACAATCGATTACGCTCGCATGCTTGAGGACGCCGGAGCAGCAATGCTCACTGTTCATGGACGAACCAGAGATCAGAAGGGGCCTTTCACAGGGTTAGCATCCTGGAACCATATCAAAGCTGTCAG AGAACGCGTTAAAATCCCAGTACTCGCAAATGGTAACATACAGACAGTACAGGACGCGGAACGATGCATTAAGGAGACAAATGTCGAAGGAGTTATGTCCGCAGAGGGAAATTTGTACAACCCTTGTATATTTGAAGGGCGTTATCCACCAGCTTGGGAACCTGCGTCAGAGTATTTGGACCTCGTCGAAAGATATCCTGCCCCAAGCTCTTTCATACGCGggcatttattcaaattatttcaacacaT ACTTTGTCTAGCAGGAAATGAAGAGGCAAGGGCAAACCTGGCGAGAAATTCTACAATGGAATCGTTTAGAGGTGTAGTGGAGGCTCTTAGAGCTCGATATTTGCCCTACCATGAAGGCCTCATGCTGTGGGATGATAAGAGCAATG AttacaatttgaaattacCGCCGTGGTTATGCCAGCCGTACGTGCGGGATTCGCCCCAAAAGCACCTAATCAAGGTGGAAGCAAAAAAAAGTGAACAGGAAAATAGCACGATAAAGAGGAACCTGAAGGACGAAGATGGTAACGAGATTTCAAGAAAACGACTCAAGAAACTTCGTCGAATCGCTAGGCGACCGAATAGACAGTCTGCGTCTGTTAAACGTGGCTCAGATCTATGTACCAGTTGTCCAAACCCATTG GGATACAAATGTGAATACAAGCTGTGTCGACAGTGTTGCAGGGCGAAGTGCTACCAGGAAAATTTAGATTGCACAGGTCACAGAAACCTTGCAAAAACTAGGCGACAAATGGCTATTCAATTTGCGGCAGAGAGACAAGAGATCGGCAATGTTATTTAA
- the LOC124302234 gene encoding putative ATP synthase subunit f, mitochondrial, producing the protein MGFGDYPAEYNRSIHGPYDPARYYGKPDTPFGQVKLNELIPWLSRRNKSPRAMVAAVSRAWWRWQHKYLHVKRGGIAPFFQITTVAMIWFYTINYGKFKNHRNYKYH; encoded by the exons ATGGGGTTCGGCGATTATCCCGCGGAGTACAATCGGTCTATTCACGGGCCATACGATCCGGCGCGATATTACGGAAAAC CGGACACTCCGTTCGGCCAGGTAAAACTCAACGAATTGATACCATGGCTCAGTCGTCGCAATAAGAGTCCGAGGGCAATGGTAGCTGCAGTTTCTCGAG CATGGTGGCGTTGGCAACATAAGTACCTACACGTGAAACGCGGTGGGATCGCTCCGTTTTTCCAGATAACTACGGTGGCCATGATATGGTTCTACACGATCAACTACGGAAAGTTTA aaaATCACAGAAACTACAAGTACCACTAA
- the LOC124302204 gene encoding ribonuclease Z, mitochondrial yields MTTRNWYSWNLFRYIVRRKGTYSSKPNLKELLLKMPRPQNHVQEMRNHRLKLKEKGKKYLPGILYLQVLGSGSRGSPRSLYFFTDRVRYMFNCSEGTQRLALEHKCKLAKLEHIFITRPTWENLGGLPGLALSAQDVGVPQFVLHGPQGTDELFAAAERFIILKSLGVSLHDCNCDNMYEDDVMTVRYVRLTKKDSGLEESDSDHSLEYTDDDTDYYAHEVNRNGKRLRLVNKTEQRSKIRESLNSNPRITDAMAYICKLKPRPGALSLIKCVEEGVPSGPLLGKLKEGEDVTLEDGRIVKSADVLAPGDSGSVIIVLECPTVDYLESLVENPVFENYQQSTAEEDNIPFCIAHFTPVEVMADPHYKKWMNDFGPGPIHLVLNEQNDCLGSEAVHRMQHKLHLLHPTIFPFLSEQGFDKENPPDQKIVEDNEEKLVEQLIGNSSRSPISAANIEPNDNTVIQAKTLHCIHLRPKNGLDRSLELKLQPKEYADEAMNNDGFLDALACLQTDINLKMKELGEIAEYPKLIFLGTGSCAPNKHRNTSGILFRITENSSIMFDCGEGTLTQLMRFYGKSEAYRVLASIKAIYISHLHADHHMGLIGLLKARMWATEKPAFVLAPKQISAWLSFYHRRFEPILDKFTLIANGDLTLNSHNELSTEKCNNLFAQLGAKDVSTRNVKHVANSFGVSVTLNDGFKVTYSGDTMPCRSLVDLGRNSDLLIHEATMEDELESEARLKFHSTISQAINIGQQMDAKFTLLTHFSQRYAKIPILPDDAGKTVGIAFDNMQVRVGELPILPLLYPALRVMFSEAWEELDNKATRRKLRLQYGSE; encoded by the exons ATGACAACCAGAAACTGGTACTCATGGAATTTGTTTCGCTACATTGTAAGACGTAAGGGCACGTATTCATCGAAACCTAACCTGAAAGAGCTCCTCTTGAAAATGCCGCGGCCACAAAATCATGTCCAGGAGATGCGGAACCATCGGCTAAAACtcaaagaaaaaggaaaaaaatatttaccagGCATTCTTTATCTCCAG GTCCTTGGCTCTGGCTCGCGAGGCTCGCCAAggtctctttattttttcacagacCGAGTGAGATACATGTTCAACTGCAGTGAGGGGACGCAGAGGCTGGCCCTGGAGCACAAGTGTAAATTAGCAAAACTAGAACACATATTTATAACAAGGCCAACTTGGGAGAATCTGGGTGGTTTACCGGGCCTGGCATTGTCTGCACAGGATGTAGGCGTACCTCAATTTGTGTTGCACGGTCCCCAGGGAACAGACGAGCTCTTCGCAGCAGCGGAGAGATTCATCATCTTGAAGAGCCTGGGAGTTTCGCTGCACGATTGCAATTGTGACAATATGTACGAGGATGACGTTATGACAGTCAGATATGTTAGACTTACTAAAAAAGACTCGGGACTCGAAGAGTCTGACTCTGATCACAGCTTGGAGTACACTGACGATGACACGGATTATTACGCTCACGAAGTTAATCGCAATGGCAAAAGACTCAGGCTAGTGAACAAAACTGAGCAGAGGTCCAAGATCAGGGAGTCATTGAACTCCAACCCCAGGATAACTGATGCAATGGCTTATATTTGTAAACTCAAACCTCGTCCCGGTGCGTTATCCCTTATTAAATGTGTCGAGGAAGGCGTACCATCCGGCCCTCTGTTGGGTAAGCTGAAAGAGGGGGAAGATGTCACTTTAGAAGACGGCCGCATAGTGAAAAGCGCCGATGTTCTGGCACCTGGGGATTCTGGATCAGTCATTATTG TTTTGGAGTGCCCCACGGTAGACTACCTTGAATCATTAGTGGAAAACcccgtttttgaaaattatcagcAGTCGACTGCCGAGGAGGATAACATTCCATTCTGCATTGCGCACTTTACACCCGTGGAAGTGATGGCCGATCCACATTACAAAAAGTGGATGAATGATTTTGGCCCTGGACCAATCCATCTGGTATTGAACGAACAGAACGATTGTCTCGGGAGCGAAGCTGTTCATAGAATGCAGCACAAGCTGCATTTGCTCCATCCGACCATATTCCCATTTCTCAGTGAGCAGGGTTTTGACAAAGAGAACCCCCCAGACCAAAAAATCGTTGAAGACAACGAGGAGAAACTGGTTGAACAGTTAATAGGGAATTCTAGTCGTTCGCCG ATATCTGCGGCGAACATTGAGCCTAACGATAACACAGTTATTCAGGCCAAGACATTGCATTGCATCCATTTGCGCCCTAAGAACGGATTGGATCGCAGTCTGGAGCTAAAATTACAGCCCAAAGAGTATGCGGATGAGGCGATGAACAACGACGGGTTTCTCGATGCTCTAGCATGCCTTCAGACTGACATAAATTTGAAGATGAAAGAGCTGGGCGAGATTGCAGAGTAtccaaaattaatttttctagGCACAGGTTCATGCGCACCTAACAAGCACAGGAACACCAGCGGGATTCTTTTTAGAATCACCGAAAACAGCAGCATAATGTTCGACTGTGGGGAGGGCACTTTGACACAGCTGATGAGATTTTATGGCAAGAGCGAGGCGTACAGAGTTCTTGCCAGCATCAAg GCGATTTATATTTCTCATTTACATGCCGATCATCACATGGGATTGATTGGACTTTTGAAAGCTAGAATGTGGGCAACGGAAAAACCAGCTTTTGTACTTGCACCAAAGCAGATATCTGCTTGGCTTAGCTTCTATCACAGAAGATTTGAGCCGATATTGGACAAATTCACACTAATTGCAAACGGAGACCTGACACTGAACAGCCACAATGAATTATCAACCGAAAaatgcaataatttattcgcaCAATTAGGAGCAAAAGATGTAAGCACGAGGAACGTCAAGCACGTGGCAAATTCTTTTGGTGTATCTGTCACGCTAAATGACGGTTTCAAAGTAACTTACAG TGGCGACACAATGCCTTGTCGAAGCTTGGTTGACTTAGGCCGAAACAGCGATCTATTAATTCACGAAGCTACAATGGAAGATGAGCTAGAGTCCGAGGCACGGCTGAAGTTTCATTCCACAATTTCACAGGCAATCAATATTGGCCAACAAATGGATGCAAAATTCACTCTGCTCACCCATTTCAGTCAACGGTATGCTAAGATACCTATACTTCCTGACGATGCTGGAAAAACGGTTGGCATTGCATTTGATAACATGCAAGTGAGAGTAGGAGAACTGCCTATACTTCCGCTCCTCTATCCCGCGCTACGTGTTATGTTTTCGGAAGCTTGGGAAGAACTTGATAACAAGGCTACAAGAAGAAAACTTCGATTACAATATGGTTCAGAATAG
- the LOC124302218 gene encoding tRNA-dihydrouridine(16/17) synthase [NAD(P)(+)]-like isoform X2, producing METGTAEVDATFVKTERNIWRDVLGSPRYVIAPMVDASELAWRLLSRRHGSQLCYTPMLHSSVFCRDPKYRREALASSAEDRPLIVQFCGNDPKILLEAALLAEPHCDAIDINLGCPQAIAKRGHYGAFLQDDWELLRNIVRILSQGIKIPVTCKLRIFSDINKTIDYARMLEDAGAAMLTVHGRTRDQKGPFTGLASWNHIKAVRERVKIPVLANGNIQTVQDAERCIKETNVEGVMSAEGNLYNPCIFEGRYPPAWEPASEYLDLVERYPAPSSFIRGHLFKLFQHILCLAGNEEARANLARNSTMESFRGVVEALRARYLPYHEGLMLWDDKSNDYNLKLPPWLCQPYVRDSPQKHLIKVEAKKSEQENSTIKRNLKDEDGNEISRKRLKKLRRIARRPNRQSASVKRGSDLCTSCPNPLGYKCEYKLCRQCCRAKCYQENLDCTGHRNLAKTRRQMAIQFAAERQEIGNVI from the exons ATGGAAACCGGCACTGCCGAAGTCGACGCTACCTTCGTTAAAACGGAAAGGAACATTTGGCGCGATGTACTCGGATCTCCGCGGTACGTGATCGCTCCTATGGTGGACGCCAGCGAATTAGCATGGAGATTGCTCTCCCGCAGACACGGTTCTCAACTCTGCTATACTCCGATGCTACACTCCTCGGTCTTTTGCAGAGATCCAAAATACCGCCGCGAGGCCCTCGCCAGCTCCGCGGAAGACCGTCCGCTGATAGTACAG TTTTGCGGTAATGATCCGAAAATATTGCTGGAAGCAGCCCTCCTTGCCGAGCCTCACTGCGATGCCATTGATATTAATCTCGGCTGTCCACAAGCCATAGCAAAGCGTGGTCATTACGGGGCATTCCTCCAAGATGACTGGGAGCTTCTGAGAAACATCG TGCGCATCTTGAGCCAAGGAATAAAGATTCCCGTTACCTGCAAGTTAAGGATTTTTTCCGATATCAATAAGACAATCGATTACGCTCGCATGCTTGAGGACGCCGGAGCAGCAATGCTCACTGTTCATGGACGAACCAGAGATCAGAAGGGGCCTTTCACAGGGTTAGCATCCTGGAACCATATCAAAGCTGTCAG AGAACGCGTTAAAATCCCAGTACTCGCAAATGGTAACATACAGACAGTACAGGACGCGGAACGATGCATTAAGGAGACAAATGTCGAAGGAGTTATGTCCGCAGAGGGAAATTTGTACAACCCTTGTATATTTGAAGGGCGTTATCCACCAGCTTGGGAACCTGCGTCAGAGTATTTGGACCTCGTCGAAAGATATCCTGCCCCAAGCTCTTTCATACGCGggcatttattcaaattatttcaacacaT ACTTTGTCTAGCAGGAAATGAAGAGGCAAGGGCAAACCTGGCGAGAAATTCTACAATGGAATCGTTTAGAGGTGTAGTGGAGGCTCTTAGAGCTCGATATTTGCCCTACCATGAAGGCCTCATGCTGTGGGATGATAAGAGCAATG AttacaatttgaaattacCGCCGTGGTTATGCCAGCCGTACGTGCGGGATTCGCCCCAAAAGCACCTAATCAAGGTGGAAGCAAAAAAAAGTGAACAGGAAAATAGCACGATAAAGAGGAACCTGAAGGACGAAGATGGTAACGAGATTTCAAGAAAACGACTCAAGAAACTTCGTCGAATCGCTAGGCGACCGAATAGACAGTCTGCGTCTGTTAAACGTGGCTCAGATCTATGTACCAGTTGTCCAAACCCATTG GGATACAAATGTGAATACAAGCTGTGTCGACAGTGTTGCAGGGCGAAGTGCTACCAGGAAAATTTAGATTGCACAGGTCACAGAAACCTTGCAAAAACTAGGCGACAAATGGCTATTCAATTTGCGGCAGAGAGACAAGAGATCGGCAATGTTATTTAA
- the LOC124302212 gene encoding protein singed: MQTNGSENGSSDNGVDRTGWTVGLINGQFKYLTAETFGFKINANGASLKKKQLWTLEGSEQQVFLRSHLDRYLAVDQFGNVTCEAEDTADPGCAFQIQVASDGSGRWALRNIQRGYFLGSSQDELKCTAKVPGNAEYWLVHLAARPQVNLRSAGRKRFAHLSAAQDEIHVDAPVPWGEDTLFTLEFRPSAMPDAGTTDGNSTRSEAGIGGHYALHTCNNKYLARDGKLLDYCTRDCLYAAEFHAGMLALRDVSGAYLAPIGSKAVLKSRSNTVTRDELFSLEDSLPQASFVAALNHRYVSVKQGVDVTANQDEISGHETFQLEFDRATKRWYLRTMQDRYWTLEAGGGIQASDHKRSSNALFDLVWQEADGTVALRANNGKFLATKRSGHLYANADAAGDSEASKFYFYLMNRPVLVLRCEQGFVGLKSNASPKLECNKASYETIRVERCDRGIVRFKGQNGKYWHADSEGVTSDADVPSDGFYLELREPSRICIKSTDGRYLSAGKNGVFRLGDTDYESATKWEF; this comes from the exons ATGCAAACGAACGGCTCGGAAAACGGGAGCTCCGATAACGGTGTCGACCGGACTGGCTGGACG GTGGGTTTGATAAACGGACAGTTCAAGTACCTGACGGCGGAGACGTTCGGTTTTAAGATAAACGCGAACGGTGCAAGTTTGAAGAAGAAGCAGCTGTGGACGTTGGAGGGAAGCGAGCAACAAGTATTCCTGCGGTCTCATCTCGACCGTTACTTGGCCGTCGATCAGTTCGGCAACGTCACTTGCGAGGCCGAGGACACCGCCGATCCTGGATGTGCCTTTCAAATCCAGGTCGCGTCTGACG GAAGCGGCAGATGGGCTCTGAGGAACATTCAGAGGGGCTACTTCCTCGGTTCGAGTCAGGATGAGCTGAAATGCACGGCCAAGGTTCCCGGCAACGCCGAATACTGGCTCGTTCACCTTGCCGCTCGACCTCAG GTGAACTTGAGATCAGCGGGCCGTAAGCGTTTCGCTCACCTGAGCGCGGCTCAGGACGAGATCCACGTCGATGCCCCGGTGCCGTGGGGCGAGGATACCTTATTCACCCTGGAATTCAGACCGTCCGCAATGCCTGACGCAGGTACGACGGATGGAAACTCGACCCGAAGCGAGGCCGGTATCGGTGGACACTACGCTCTTCATACCTGCAACAACAAGTACTTGGCTCGCGACGGAAAGCTGCTCGACTACTGCACTCGCGACTGTTTGTATGCCGCTGAATTCCACGCGGGGATGCTCGCCCTCAG AGACGTGAGCGGTGCCTACTTGGCCCCGATCGGCAGCAAGGCGGTACTCAAGTCCAGATCCAACACCGTTACGCGCGACGAACTCTTCTCGCTTGAGGATTCGCTGCCGCAGGCTTCTTTCGTCGCTGCGTTAAATCACCGCTACGTATCCGTTAAGCAGG GGGTAGACGTGACGGCAAATCAGGACGAAATATCGGGCCACGAGACGTTCCAGCTGGAGTTCGACCGAGCGACGAAGAGATGGTACCTTAGAACGATGCAGGACCGTTACTGGACCCTGGAAGCCGGCGGCGGTATCCAGGCCTCGGACCACAAGCGGTCGTCGAACGCCCTGTTCGACCTGGTGTGGCAGGAGGCCGACGGCACCGTCGCCCTCCGAGCGAACAACGGAAAGTTCCTCGCCACAAAGCGGTCCGGACACTTGTACGCCAATGCCGACGCCGCCGGGGACTCGGAGGCGAGCAAGTTCTACTTTTACCTGATGAACAGGCCCGTTCTAGTCCTGCGATGCGAGCAGGGCTTCGTCGGCCTCAAGAGTAACGCCAGTCCCAAACTCGAGTGCAACAAGGCCTCCTACGAGACGATTCGCGTCGAACGGTGCGACCGCGGCATCGTCCGATTCAAAG GCCAAAATGGGAAATACTGGCACGCGGACAGCGAGGGAGTAACGTCGGACGCTGACGTGCCGTCTGACGGGTTTTATCTCGAGTTGCGAGAACCGTCGCGCATTTGCATCAAGTCGACGGATGGCAGATACCTTTCGGCTGGTAAGAATGGGGTATTTCGCCTTGGTGACACGGACTACGAATCGGCGACAAAGTGGGAATTCTAA
- the LOC124302218 gene encoding tRNA-dihydrouridine(16/17) synthase [NAD(P)(+)]-like isoform X3, translating into MIEVMETGTAEVDATFVKTERNIWRDVLGSPRYVIAPMVDASELAWRLLSRRHGSQLCYTPMLHSSVFCRDPKYRREALASSAEDRPLIVQFCGNDPKILLEAALLAEPHCDAIDINLGCPQAIAKRGHYGAFLQDDWELLRNIVRILSQGIKIPVTCKLRIFSDINKTIDYARMLEDAGAAMLTVHGRTRDQKGPFTGLASWNHIKAVRERVKIPVLANGNIQTVQDAERCIKETNVEGVMSAEGNLYNPCIFEGRYPPAWEPASEYLDLVERYPAPSSFIRGHLFKLFQHILCLAGNEEARANLARNSTMESFRGVVEALRARYLPYHEGLMLWDDKSNDYNLKLPPWLCQPYVRDSPQKHLIKVEAKKSEQENSTIKRNLKDEDGNEISRKRLKKLRRIARRPNRQSASVKRGSDLCTSCPNPLCCRAKCYQENLDCTGHRNLAKTRRQMAIQFAAERQEIGNVI; encoded by the exons ATGATCGAAGTT ATGGAAACCGGCACTGCCGAAGTCGACGCTACCTTCGTTAAAACGGAAAGGAACATTTGGCGCGATGTACTCGGATCTCCGCGGTACGTGATCGCTCCTATGGTGGACGCCAGCGAATTAGCATGGAGATTGCTCTCCCGCAGACACGGTTCTCAACTCTGCTATACTCCGATGCTACACTCCTCGGTCTTTTGCAGAGATCCAAAATACCGCCGCGAGGCCCTCGCCAGCTCCGCGGAAGACCGTCCGCTGATAGTACAG TTTTGCGGTAATGATCCGAAAATATTGCTGGAAGCAGCCCTCCTTGCCGAGCCTCACTGCGATGCCATTGATATTAATCTCGGCTGTCCACAAGCCATAGCAAAGCGTGGTCATTACGGGGCATTCCTCCAAGATGACTGGGAGCTTCTGAGAAACATCG TGCGCATCTTGAGCCAAGGAATAAAGATTCCCGTTACCTGCAAGTTAAGGATTTTTTCCGATATCAATAAGACAATCGATTACGCTCGCATGCTTGAGGACGCCGGAGCAGCAATGCTCACTGTTCATGGACGAACCAGAGATCAGAAGGGGCCTTTCACAGGGTTAGCATCCTGGAACCATATCAAAGCTGTCAG AGAACGCGTTAAAATCCCAGTACTCGCAAATGGTAACATACAGACAGTACAGGACGCGGAACGATGCATTAAGGAGACAAATGTCGAAGGAGTTATGTCCGCAGAGGGAAATTTGTACAACCCTTGTATATTTGAAGGGCGTTATCCACCAGCTTGGGAACCTGCGTCAGAGTATTTGGACCTCGTCGAAAGATATCCTGCCCCAAGCTCTTTCATACGCGggcatttattcaaattatttcaacacaT ACTTTGTCTAGCAGGAAATGAAGAGGCAAGGGCAAACCTGGCGAGAAATTCTACAATGGAATCGTTTAGAGGTGTAGTGGAGGCTCTTAGAGCTCGATATTTGCCCTACCATGAAGGCCTCATGCTGTGGGATGATAAGAGCAATG AttacaatttgaaattacCGCCGTGGTTATGCCAGCCGTACGTGCGGGATTCGCCCCAAAAGCACCTAATCAAGGTGGAAGCAAAAAAAAGTGAACAGGAAAATAGCACGATAAAGAGGAACCTGAAGGACGAAGATGGTAACGAGATTTCAAGAAAACGACTCAAGAAACTTCGTCGAATCGCTAGGCGACCGAATAGACAGTCTGCGTCTGTTAAACGTGGCTCAGATCTATGTACCAGTTGTCCAAACCCATTG TGTTGCAGGGCGAAGTGCTACCAGGAAAATTTAGATTGCACAGGTCACAGAAACCTTGCAAAAACTAGGCGACAAATGGCTATTCAATTTGCGGCAGAGAGACAAGAGATCGGCAATGTTATTTAA